In a single window of the Acyrthosiphon pisum isolate AL4f chromosome X, pea_aphid_22Mar2018_4r6ur, whole genome shotgun sequence genome:
- the LOC100572309 gene encoding zinc finger protein 62-like — translation MNCFNVERSPSVINSVRRLYVQFITSTSASSGHRGLHTRLLLQSVYDYKLMDQPNMNFNPYVHLTRLTKEEIKKYTLKNHKKKNTYKEDASTENSGDAIQHTQIQIKDEVEDPDVIEIKTEPEDQIIDITQGTTFSNYVEKDNGNKNICKICNATFDNFEETIVHKYLTHRSKLYICKVCNLQFVLEMHLYLHQAEHYNNPCMRNSSENPSEIQSYICRVCNVQFILGVHFYVHLAEHNHNPCMRNSSGNPSEIQSSSKSNLTINPSRNYKNSKSTSELAKKSCNTNTSVNLKQNVTNMITQSKIISSIKLDLDKKSNIGNVNSQRYVSPNIPNFNRNHKCKDCDKHFTTHRKLNIHQKEHEHQMICNKCHKKFVSKRNFEKHLLSHTNVVMSNGDSVSGKKIIKRTSVKKKKQNILPNKYSRKVKCNWCPKTITRCNMLRHIKNVHHHPNPINCIYCSMAFKDRASLRLHKSRIH, via the exons ATGAATTGTTTCAACGTTGAACGTTCGCCGTCGGTAATAAATTCTGTTCGACGCCTCTACGTGCAGTTTATTACCTCGACGTCCGCGTCATCGGGTCACCGAGGTCTTCATACAAGAC taCTACTCCAAAGTGTCTACGATTACAAACTGATGGACCAACCCAATATGAATTTCAACCCATATGTTCATCTCACACGTCTAACCAaagaggaaataaaaaaatatactctcAA AAATCATAAAAAGAAGAATACTTATAAGGAAGATGCTAGTACTGAGAACTCAGG agatGCAATACAACATACTCAAATTCAGATTAAAGATGAAGTTGAAGATCCTGatgtaattgaaataaaaactgaGCCAGAGGACCAAATCATAGATATAACTCAGGGCACTACATTTTCAAACTACGTAGAAAAAGATaacggaaataaaaatatttgcaaaatatgtaatgcaacttttgataattttgaagaaactatagtgcataaatatttaacacatagaAGTAAACTTTACATATGTAAAGTTTGCAATTTACAATTTGTTCTTGAAATGCATTTGTATTTACATCAGGccgaacattataataatccaTGCATGAGAAATTCATCCGAAAATCCTTCAGAAATTCAGTCGTACATATGTAGAGTTTGCAATGTACAATTTATTCTTGGTGTGCATTTCTATGTACATCTGGCTGAACATAATCATAATCCATGCATGAGAAATTCATCTGGAAATCCATCAGAAATTCAGTCTTCATCTAAaagtaatttaactataaatccAAGTAGAAATTACAAGAACTCTAAATCAACATCAGAATTGGCAAAAAAATCCTGCAATACTAATACTtcagtaaatttaaaacaaaatgtaaccAACATGATAACCCAaagcaaaataatttcaagtatCAAACTGGATTTAGACAAGAAGAGTAATATTGGAAATGTAAATTCTCAAAGATATGTTTCTCCAAATATCCCAAATTTTAACAGAAATCATAAGTGTAAAGATTGCGATAAACATTTCACTACACacagaaaattaaatatccatCAAAAGGAACACGAACATCAAATGATATGTAATAAGTGTCATAAAAAATTTGTGTCAAAGAGAAACTTTGAAAAACACTTACTATCACACACAAATGTTGTAATGTCTAATGGTGATTCTGtttctggaaaaaaaataatcaagcgCACaagtgtcaaaaaaaaaaaacagaatattttgcCAAATAAATATTCAAGAAAAGTTAAATGCAATTGGTGTCCTAAAACTATAACAAGATGCAACATGCTTcgtcatattaaaaatgtgcaTCATCATCCCAATCCTATAAACTGTATATACTGTTCAATGGCATTTAAGGATAGGGCCTCATTGAGATTGCATAAGTCTagaattcattaa